From the genome of Malus sylvestris chromosome 6, drMalSylv7.2, whole genome shotgun sequence, one region includes:
- the LOC126624960 gene encoding uncharacterized protein LOC126624960 has protein sequence MKRSLLRNVCFYARTRLLSPPCYNPIPKAQLGPPLAASTRPRLSFYSTESPSPRKEASNDAGDDGVSNEELKMRIDSYYSGNQEALPSIFEAILKRKLAGKDEETDEKLMEEILGHGQEPLSDVDDDVEADSDELSGSDLEI, from the exons ATGAAAAGATCCCTGCTTAGAAATGTCTGTTTCTACGCTCGCACTcgtcttctctctcctccctgcTACAATCCGATCCCTAAAGCCCAACTCGGCCCTCCGCTCGCTGCTTCGACTCGGCCCAGACTCAGCTTCTACTCCACCGAGTCACCCTCACCCAGGAAAGAGGCTTCCAATGATGCAGGGGATGATGGTGTCAGTAATGAAG AGCTGAAAATGCGAATTGATTCCTACTATAGTGGGAATCAGGAGGCATTGCCATCAATCTTTGAAGCAATTCTGAAGAGGAAGTTGGCAGGGAAGGACGAAGAGACCGATGAGAAATTGATGGAAGAGATTCTCGGGCACGGGCAGGAGCCGCTGAGTGATGTCGACGATGATGTTGAAGCTGATTCCGATGAATTGTCAGGCAGTGATTTGGAAATTTGA
- the LOC126624954 gene encoding uncharacterized protein LOC126624954 gives MRRTLLSNLSLYTRNRLLSPQTFNPNPTPSHVPLARSTQSLLSRFFSSEGDSSAESPNPAADSSLIPTKKKDASVEVKDVNNKELKERIDKYFKGDEEALPAILEAILQRRLAGKHEETDDELMDELQMQPLDDVKDQEFESDFEELHDTDEEIDDLYNAKDIVMKRMSNDEYFNMDPKKWDDIVEDAIKHGIMKNTKECEEILEDMLSWDKLLPDDMKRKVEEKFNDLGDKCERGELQPEEAYELFKEFEDEIVMDYLQKMEANGPPQFDEADVYDKKDLADPPGEGPILRWQTRVVFAPGGDSWHPKNRKVKLSVTVKELGLSKHQFRRLRDLVGKRYHPGKDELTITSERFEHREENRKDCLRTLLSLIEEAGKANKLAEDARLSYVKKRLRANPAFMERLQNKTMKLQGKSAVPA, from the exons ATGAGACGAACTCTGCTGagcaatctctctctctacactcgCAATCGCCTTCTCTCTCCTCAAACATTCAACCCAAATCCTACCCCCTCACACGTCCCACTCGCCCGTTCGACTCAGTCCCTGCTCAGCCGGTTCTTCTCCTCGGAGGGCGACTCCTCCGCCGAAAGCCCCAATCCGGCTGCTGATTCGAGCTTGATCCCAACCAAAAAGAAAGATGCTTCCGTCGAAGTTAAGGACGTCAATAACAAAG AGCTGAAGGAGCGGATAGATAAATATTTTAAGGGTGACGAGGAGGCGCTTCCGGCCATACTCGAAGCGATTCTGCAGAGGAGATTGGCTGGGAAGCATGAGGAAACGGATGATGAGCTGATGGATGAATTGCAAATGCAGCCGTTGGATGATGTTAAGGACCAAGAGTTTGAATCGGATTTTGAGGAATTGCATGACACGGATGAAGAGATTGATGACTTGTATAACGCAAAGGATATAGTCATGAAGAGGATGTCAAACGATGAGTACTTCAACATGGATCCCAAGAAGTGGGATGATATTGTTGAGGATGCAATTAAGCACGGGATCATGAAAAATACGAAGGAGTGTGAGGAGATTCTCGAGGATATGCTTAGCTGGGATAAGCTCCTACCAG ATGACATGAAAAGGAAGGTAGAAGAGAAGTTCAATGACTTAGGGGATAAGTGTGAAAGAGGGGAGCTTCAACCTGAAGAAGCTTATGAGTTGTTCAAGGAGTTTGAGGATGAGATTGTCATGGACTATTTGCAGAAGATGGAAGCCAACGGCCCCCCACAATTTGATGAGGCTGATGTGTATGACAAGAAGGATCTAGCTGACCCACCAGGCGAAGGGCCAATCCTTAGGTGGCAGACACGGGTAGTCTTTGCTCCTGGTGGTGATTCCTGGCATCCCAAGAATAGAAAAGTGAAACTGTCTGTTACAGTGAAAGAACTCGGGCTTTCAAAGCATCAATTCCGTCGGCTCAGAGACTTGGTTGGAAAGCGGTACCATCCAGGGAAAGATGAGCTTACAATTACTAGTGAGAG ATTTGAACACCgagaagaaaatagaaaggACTGCCTCAGGACACTTCTTTCCCTCATTGAGGAAGCTGGGAAAGCAAACAAACTGGCTGAGGATGCTCGACTTTCGTATGTCAAGAAGAGATTAAGAGCAAATCCTGCATTCATGGAGAGGCTGCAGAACAAGACCATGAAATTGCAAGGAAAGAGCGCAGTACCTGCTTGA